Proteins encoded within one genomic window of Haloplanus vescus:
- a CDS encoding PAS domain S-box protein, with protein sequence MEDGATPEEKSRHGADWYRTLVEEVNDLATVVDTDGTITYVSPAVTRILGYEPDELIGHEGYEFVHPDDRERNAEAVEAVLSIPSEPQTVEVRFQHADGSWRWIEATMRNRLDDGLIDGILLSSRDITERKEYEIEVRELVEEYEALLNNVEDAIFLIDVKQSDDGDMRFEFERLSPSYERQTGLTTEEVQGRTPRNVFGDEQGADLESNYHRCVNVGEPISYQEELRVEEGARFWQTKLAPVVTDDGITRLIGVTRNVTDRVERERQLRQQNERLDEFASVISHDLRNPLNVAQGRATLLAERTESEHLDPLLQALDRMEAIVEDTLTLARQGETIDEAESIGLTDLVGKCWATVDTADTTLEIVDEMTFQGDPDRLRHVFENLFRNAVEHGGSDVTVRVGCNGERGIFVEDDGPGIPVDEREDVLEPGHSSASGGTGFGLTIVKRIVEAHGWELSVTEGTDGGARFEFEMAE encoded by the coding sequence ATGGAAGACGGTGCGACTCCCGAAGAGAAGAGTAGACACGGGGCTGACTGGTACCGGACGCTCGTTGAAGAAGTGAACGACCTTGCAACGGTCGTCGATACCGACGGGACCATAACCTACGTCAGTCCGGCCGTCACACGCATCCTTGGCTACGAACCCGACGAGTTGATTGGTCACGAGGGATACGAATTCGTCCATCCCGACGACCGAGAGCGAAACGCCGAGGCGGTCGAGGCCGTTCTGTCGATCCCGTCTGAACCGCAGACTGTCGAAGTCAGATTCCAGCATGCAGACGGATCGTGGCGCTGGATCGAAGCCACGATGAGGAATCGGCTCGATGACGGCCTCATTGACGGGATTCTCCTTAGCAGTCGAGACATTACTGAGCGAAAAGAGTACGAAATCGAAGTTCGGGAACTCGTCGAAGAGTACGAAGCCCTCCTGAACAATGTCGAGGATGCCATCTTTCTTATCGATGTTAAACAGTCGGATGATGGTGATATGAGGTTCGAATTCGAACGGCTCAGTCCGTCCTATGAGCGACAAACTGGTCTGACGACCGAGGAAGTACAAGGTCGGACGCCACGAAACGTATTCGGTGACGAGCAGGGGGCTGACCTCGAATCAAACTACCACCGCTGTGTCAACGTTGGTGAGCCCATTTCGTACCAGGAGGAGCTACGGGTCGAAGAAGGGGCACGGTTCTGGCAAACGAAGCTTGCGCCGGTCGTCACCGATGATGGGATAACTCGCCTCATTGGGGTCACTCGGAATGTTACCGATCGCGTCGAACGGGAGCGACAGTTACGTCAGCAAAACGAGCGACTCGACGAGTTTGCAAGCGTTATTTCACACGACTTACGTAATCCACTCAACGTCGCCCAGGGTCGTGCGACGCTCCTTGCCGAGCGAACAGAAAGCGAACATCTCGACCCACTCCTGCAAGCACTCGATCGAATGGAAGCTATCGTCGAGGACACGTTGACGCTCGCTCGCCAAGGCGAGACGATCGACGAGGCGGAGTCAATCGGGTTGACCGATCTCGTGGGAAAGTGCTGGGCGACGGTAGACACGGCCGATACGACCCTCGAAATTGTCGACGAGATGACGTTCCAAGGCGACCCCGACCGGTTACGGCACGTGTTCGAGAACCTGTTCCGGAACGCTGTCGAACACGGTGGATCTGACGTGACTGTTCGCGTCGGATGTAACGGCGAACGAGGAATTTTCGTCGAAGACGATGGGCCGGGTATCCCAGTAGACGAACGGGAAGACGTTCTCGAACCGGGGCATTCGTCGGCCAGTGGTGGTACTGGGTTCGGGTTGACTATCGTAAAACGAATCGTGGAAGCGCATGGCTGGGAGTTGTCTGTGACCGAGGGAACAGATGGTGGGGCACGGTTCGAGTTCGAGATGGCGGAATAG
- a CDS encoding GAF domain-containing protein, giving the protein MSYSLLYVDPDESTQTETAATLSDSLADLDPDISTAVSLAEATEALTVDLSVLITEYDLPDGTGFELIKKAQDVCPDAACILYTDADVSQLNTDDLHGAITEYVGKHSVFGDNRLTDLVRTSLTTTPHTDYPKPQTEAERLTALRSYALDDPKLVGSLDRITDLAAAHFEVEIASVNIIDDRSQEFLACHGAAEEWESMHREDSICTFTIVEDADVMTVADVAEDPRFASRSGSLIDMGIRSYMGASLVTASGLPIGTLCVYDNEVRSFSADDEAYLKDLATTAMNLIDAYARTPAMTDDGGAQ; this is encoded by the coding sequence ATGTCCTATTCACTTCTCTACGTTGATCCAGATGAATCAACCCAGACAGAGACGGCCGCTACTCTGAGCGATTCTCTCGCAGACCTTGATCCGGACATTAGTACGGCAGTTTCCCTTGCGGAGGCTACGGAGGCACTAACTGTTGATCTCTCTGTCCTTATCACAGAGTATGATCTTCCGGACGGCACTGGGTTTGAGCTTATCAAGAAGGCCCAAGACGTCTGCCCGGATGCGGCGTGTATTCTCTATACCGATGCGGATGTCTCCCAACTCAATACCGATGACCTCCACGGGGCAATTACCGAATATGTTGGCAAACACTCTGTGTTTGGAGACAATCGCTTGACCGATCTTGTACGCACGAGCCTCACTACCACACCCCACACCGACTATCCCAAGCCCCAGACGGAAGCCGAACGTCTCACCGCTCTCCGCTCATACGCACTTGATGATCCTAAGTTGGTTGGGTCGCTTGATCGAATCACGGACTTGGCCGCCGCTCATTTCGAGGTTGAGATTGCGTCAGTCAATATCATTGACGATCGGAGTCAAGAATTTCTTGCGTGTCATGGGGCCGCCGAAGAGTGGGAGTCGATGCATCGGGAAGATTCGATCTGCACGTTTACGATTGTTGAAGATGCGGACGTCATGACTGTTGCGGACGTCGCTGAGGATCCCCGGTTTGCGTCCCGTAGTGGGTCACTCATCGATATGGGGATACGCTCGTACATGGGTGCGAGTTTGGTGACCGCTTCCGGCTTGCCGATCGGGACTCTGTGTGTCTATGATAACGAGGTACGATCGTTTTCAGCAGACGATGAAGCCTACCTCAAAGATTTGGCAACCACCGCGATGAATCTGATCGACGCATACGCTCGGACTCCAGCGATGACTGATGATGGAGGTGCCCAATGA
- a CDS encoding UvrD-helicase domain-containing protein, translating to MTDLEPNDQQRELIDSTDGLYLVDAGAGTGKTFTVTRRYANIVSQPGVEPDDVLLVTFTNNAAAEMRERIVGNCHYGMRELADAPIQTFHSLCHDLLEEHGHAAPTYLGIDDRITGSTRLVEDELVEEALFGEFVDRFSDDHPEYDDFFRALSDPTGLLDLLNQLAAKGVFPDAEGWYRDGERHLDGDFAAFKAQFDDLNEPRNDGRKQSVLRSKLGRYGQHKCYLPDAPEKSDIRGSGKQVPDELARRVFEEDREALKEFVHDVYHEYLQFALRRNYLNFGMLQLFAFVLLCENHALRDEVAFEYVMIDEFQDSSEIQFKLALLLAGTNNVCVVGDWKQSIYSFQYADVDNIVEFESRLDRFVDQLNSDHERITYPTTPVNTIKLVENYRSTQEILDFSEHGLRVPAANRDDVDVDAVDDRIVSLESNADHENTTIEAIQSDEEQEAVLAKIQDIVGNDDYRVEDEDGDLRAPEYGDIAVLTRTRDFGRELLGTAEEYGLPMAYEGGIELFRTDQAKLLLAWLRILEDDADRGWAVVLERAGYTLDEVDAILDREAYPENVVAFREELREMDTLGGVARRVFARYGHDGPTADVVLHTLQSVHDATTQTRGDLVRFVERAIEAGSTHEVHAGAGTDSVTVQTIHATKGLEYPIVVLANMNSGRFPPGGGGGGDITYTDPVGLRQRHVYSAEAYGLPHVYDNWQADVLQKCLPRNYDEERRLLYVAITRAKSHVVFTAGEDPNTFVEELPVDVESVTPDLSEIASDETAQTTFQIEMPVREGPRGHTPHTLMRDDVFEDVEGGRGTEFGTKVHDFAEAYADGEDVAPRNDDEENVVQFLDGLDGELLVEEDAYLPLTVDGERVTISGVVDLVHVTPDRVEIVDYKTDRGRHGEDEYRKQLSVYYHVVREVYPDREITASILYTAQGTRRTVELLDMSEIRALVRDTGTSSADVEE from the coding sequence ATGACCGACCTCGAACCGAACGACCAGCAACGGGAACTCATCGACAGCACCGACGGCCTCTACCTCGTCGACGCCGGCGCCGGGACGGGGAAGACGTTCACCGTGACGCGCCGCTACGCGAACATCGTCTCACAACCCGGCGTCGAACCGGACGACGTCCTGCTGGTGACGTTCACGAACAACGCGGCGGCCGAGATGAGAGAGCGCATCGTCGGCAACTGCCACTACGGGATGCGCGAACTCGCTGACGCCCCGATACAGACGTTCCACTCGCTGTGTCACGATCTCCTCGAAGAACACGGCCACGCCGCGCCGACCTACCTCGGCATCGACGACCGCATCACTGGGTCGACGCGTCTGGTCGAAGACGAACTCGTCGAGGAGGCGCTGTTCGGCGAATTCGTCGATCGGTTCAGCGACGACCACCCCGAGTACGACGACTTCTTCCGCGCGCTCTCCGACCCGACCGGATTGCTCGACCTCCTCAACCAACTGGCGGCCAAGGGCGTCTTCCCGGACGCCGAGGGCTGGTATCGCGACGGCGAGCGACACCTTGACGGCGACTTCGCGGCGTTCAAAGCACAGTTCGACGACCTGAACGAACCGCGCAACGACGGGCGCAAGCAGTCAGTCCTGCGGTCGAAACTCGGCCGCTACGGGCAGCACAAGTGCTACCTTCCGGACGCACCGGAGAAGTCGGATATCCGAGGCAGCGGCAAGCAAGTGCCAGACGAGCTCGCACGGCGTGTCTTCGAGGAGGACCGCGAAGCCCTGAAGGAGTTCGTTCACGACGTCTATCACGAGTATCTCCAGTTCGCGCTCCGGCGCAACTACCTGAACTTCGGGATGCTCCAGCTGTTCGCGTTCGTCCTCCTCTGTGAGAACCACGCACTGCGCGACGAGGTGGCCTTCGAGTACGTGATGATCGACGAGTTCCAGGATTCCAGCGAGATTCAGTTCAAGCTCGCACTCCTGCTCGCGGGCACGAACAACGTCTGCGTCGTCGGCGACTGGAAGCAGAGCATCTACAGCTTCCAGTACGCCGACGTGGACAACATCGTCGAGTTCGAGAGTCGGCTGGACCGGTTCGTCGACCAGCTGAACAGCGACCACGAGCGAATCACGTACCCGACGACACCGGTCAACACCATCAAGCTCGTCGAGAACTACCGTTCCACTCAAGAGATTCTCGACTTCTCGGAGCACGGCCTGCGGGTTCCGGCGGCGAACCGGGACGATGTCGACGTCGATGCCGTCGACGACCGCATCGTCTCGCTCGAATCGAACGCCGACCACGAGAACACCACCATCGAGGCCATCCAGAGCGACGAAGAGCAGGAAGCCGTGTTGGCGAAGATTCAGGACATCGTCGGCAACGACGACTACCGCGTCGAAGACGAGGACGGCGACCTACGGGCCCCGGAGTACGGCGATATCGCGGTGCTGACGCGGACCCGTGATTTCGGCCGCGAGTTGCTCGGGACCGCCGAGGAGTACGGCCTCCCGATGGCCTACGAGGGTGGTATCGAGCTCTTCAGGACGGACCAAGCGAAACTCCTGCTCGCTTGGCTCCGCATCCTCGAAGACGACGCCGACCGGGGCTGGGCGGTCGTCCTTGAGCGTGCGGGCTACACGCTCGACGAGGTGGACGCCATCCTCGACCGCGAGGCGTATCCCGAGAACGTGGTGGCGTTCCGCGAGGAACTTCGCGAGATGGACACGCTCGGCGGCGTCGCACGACGTGTGTTCGCTCGCTACGGCCACGACGGCCCGACCGCCGATGTCGTTTTGCACACGCTCCAGTCCGTCCACGACGCGACGACACAGACGCGTGGCGACCTCGTTCGGTTCGTCGAACGCGCTATCGAAGCGGGGAGCACCCACGAGGTGCACGCGGGTGCGGGGACGGACTCGGTGACGGTCCAGACGATTCACGCCACGAAGGGGCTCGAATACCCCATCGTCGTCCTCGCGAACATGAACAGCGGGCGGTTCCCACCCGGTGGGGGTGGCGGTGGCGACATCACCTACACCGACCCTGTCGGCCTCCGACAGCGGCACGTCTATTCCGCCGAGGCATACGGACTGCCACACGTCTACGACAACTGGCAGGCCGACGTCCTCCAGAAGTGTCTCCCCCGCAACTACGACGAGGAGCGCCGCCTCCTCTACGTCGCCATCACGCGGGCGAAGAGCCACGTCGTCTTCACGGCTGGCGAGGACCCGAACACCTTCGTCGAGGAACTCCCGGTCGACGTCGAGTCGGTGACGCCGGACCTGTCCGAGATAGCGTCCGACGAAACGGCACAGACCACATTCCAGATCGAGATGCCCGTTCGAGAGGGGCCGAGAGGACACACGCCGCACACGCTCATGCGCGACGACGTCTTCGAGGACGTCGAGGGTGGTCGCGGCACCGAGTTCGGGACCAAGGTCCACGACTTCGCCGAGGCGTATGCGGACGGTGAGGACGTGGCGCCACGGAACGATGACGAAGAGAACGTCGTGCAGTTCCTCGACGGCCTCGACGGAGAACTCCTCGTCGAGGAGGACGCCTACCTCCCACTCACCGTCGACGGCGAACGCGTCACTATCTCGGGCGTCGTCGACCTCGTTCACGTCACGCCGGACCGCGTCGAAATCGTCGACTACAAGACCGACCGCGGGCGGCACGGCGAAGACGAGTATCGCAAGCAGTTGAGCGTGTACTACCACGTCGTTCGCGAGGTGTATCCTGACCGGGAGATTACCGCAAGTATCCTGTATACGGCGCAAGGGACACGACGAACGGTCGAGCTCCTCGATATGAGTGAGATTCGGGCGCTCGTCAGGGACACGGGGACGTCGTCAGCAGACGTCGAGGAGTAG
- a CDS encoding PIN domain-containing protein, with product MKLVVDANVVISALIADSETRELIVTLEPDLLTPTFVYDEIENYEELIVEKSGMDPDRVAQFVDLLFQYIEVAPADEFHPAIEEADTAIGDTDPDDVLYLACAIASDAAIWSDDSDFDEQNVVEKYSTSDVIHAFDTH from the coding sequence ATGAAGCTGGTCGTCGACGCCAACGTCGTCATCTCTGCACTCATCGCCGACTCGGAAACGCGAGAGCTCATCGTCACGCTTGAACCCGATCTCCTGACTCCCACGTTCGTCTACGACGAGATCGAGAACTACGAGGAGTTGATCGTGGAGAAGTCCGGGATGGATCCGGATCGAGTAGCGCAGTTCGTCGATCTCCTGTTCCAGTACATCGAGGTCGCCCCTGCCGACGAGTTCCATCCGGCTATCGAGGAGGCGGACACAGCGATCGGCGACACTGATCCCGACGATGTACTCTACTTGGCCTGTGCGATTGCGAGCGATGCGGCCATCTGGAGTGACGATTCCGACTTCGACGAACAGAACGTAGTCGAGAAATACTCGACGAGCGACGTGATCCACGCGTTCGACACGCACTGA
- a CDS encoding cupin domain-containing protein, translating into MTHISTADLVDQLEQGTTNYLEVLSKDALSVELARYPNPEAKTAHKTDELYFIISGSGMVHVEDERYAVDEGDVIYVEQGSEHEFFDIEDKITALVVFASAEDTVLGHGL; encoded by the coding sequence ATGACCCACATTTCGACGGCCGACTTGGTCGATCAGCTTGAACAGGGAACGACGAACTACTTGGAAGTATTGAGCAAGGACGCGCTGAGCGTCGAACTCGCACGGTACCCCAATCCTGAGGCAAAAACGGCTCACAAAACCGACGAACTTTATTTCATTATCTCCGGGTCGGGGATGGTCCACGTCGAAGACGAACGGTATGCTGTCGACGAGGGTGACGTAATCTATGTAGAACAAGGATCCGAACACGAGTTTTTTGATATCGAGGACAAAATCACAGCTCTCGTCGTCTTTGCGAGTGCCGAAGACACCGTCCTCGGCCACGGCCTCTGA
- a CDS encoding DUF7504 family protein, producing the protein MSGSQDVSYQFSDRLPINPIEPGSTVMVAGPKFSPAEDLALSMVADAATHEEGMLFLSTNMTVERLLSACQQSQPGLEPSHVGVVDCTGQDIGDADSEAEVMYVSTQSDLTGMGMKFSSLYESLYQNHPDGRVRIGLVSLSSLVMYADLRDVFRFAQTISARIESAGGLGVFTIDPSMHDTQIVNTLKQVADGLVQVRDADADTSKTADGELQIKGFRNQSPDWQPFSL; encoded by the coding sequence ATGAGCGGAAGTCAGGACGTCAGTTACCAGTTCTCAGATCGGCTCCCGATTAATCCGATTGAGCCGGGATCGACGGTGATGGTTGCCGGCCCCAAGTTCAGTCCGGCCGAGGACCTCGCCCTCTCGATGGTCGCTGATGCCGCAACACATGAGGAGGGGATGTTGTTCCTCTCCACGAACATGACCGTAGAGAGATTGCTATCGGCTTGTCAACAATCACAGCCAGGATTAGAGCCGTCTCATGTCGGCGTTGTTGACTGCACAGGCCAAGATATCGGGGATGCCGACTCCGAGGCAGAGGTCATGTACGTTTCGACACAGAGTGATCTGACCGGAATGGGGATGAAATTCTCGTCATTGTACGAGTCGTTATATCAGAATCACCCTGACGGCCGAGTGCGGATCGGACTGGTAAGTTTGTCATCACTCGTGATGTATGCCGACTTACGAGACGTGTTCAGGTTCGCGCAGACGATTTCAGCCCGGATTGAGAGTGCTGGTGGGCTCGGGGTATTTACTATTGATCCATCGATGCACGATACACAAATAGTGAACACTCTAAAGCAGGTCGCTGACGGGCTCGTTCAGGTCCGCGACGCTGATGCAGACACATCGAAGACTGCTGACGGAGAACTCCAAATCAAGGGCTTTCGTAATCAGTCTCCTGACTGGCAGCCCTTCAGCCTCTAG